DNA sequence from the Sinomonas terrae genome:
AGATTCGGTTTGACCTGGGTGTTGTACACCTGTTCCAGCTGGGATCTCGCGGAGCTCAGAGCCGTCTTGGGGTCCTGATTCTGGGTGGTAACCGCCCGTCATGCGATAGGGGTCAATCGGATATTGGTGCGGCCGCCCTTCGGGAAAGGGAATTCGAATCGGCGGTGACGAGGGGATCGGCGGGCTGCTGAACGACCGAGCCACCGCGCTCCACGGGAAATCCGTTCCTTGCCCAGTATTCGTAGCCACCGATCAGTTCGCGGACTTCGAATCCCTCGGCGAGCAGGCGACGCGCGGCCACTGTTGCCCCGTTGCAGCCCGGCCCCCACCCGTAGACGATGAGGGGGCGGCCGAGCGGCAGAGCCGCGAGGCTCGCGTCCTTGGGCAGGTGCAGGGCGCCGGCTATGTGGCCGTGGTCCCACGAGAGCTGCTTGCGGGTGTCGACGATGAGCGCGGTGCCGTCTGCCTGGGCTCGGTGAGCGGCGACGGCGTCGATTTCGTACGCCAGCTTCGCTTCCACGAACGCGAGGAGGCTTTCGCGCGAGACCACGGCTACTCCCCCGCAGACTCGGGCGAGCGAGCGGACTGTGCCAAGGGCGGCGCGGCGGCCTGACGCCTGAGACCGCGTCCCGGCGTCCTCCCCCCGAGCGCGCCACCAGTCAGGACGGGCTCGCCCGCCACCACGACGTCGTCGATGCCCACGGCCTCACCCAGCGGCCTTTCATAGGTGGCGGTGTCGCGCACAGTCTCGGGGTCGACGACGATGAGGTCGGCTGTCCAGCCCGTGGCCACGCGGCCTCGTCGGCCAAGACCGAAGCGAGCAGCGGGTGCCGCCGAAAGGTGTCGCACCGCCTCGGGCCACGACCACGTCGCAGTTTCCCGCACGTATTCGCGCAGGTACCGAGCGAAGGTGCCACGGGCCCGGGGATGCGGATGGGCCCCGATGAAGATGCCGTCGGAGCCCCCCATGTGGCCGGGATTCGAGAAGATGCGTGCGAGTTCAGCCACCTTGCGTTCGTGCCGAACAGCCATGACGGCGTTGACCTGCAGTCGGGAGGCCGCCAGTAGGTCGAGCGCGGTCTCCACCGGATCCGTGCCAGCCTTTGCCGCCGCCGCCTCGAGGGTGAGACCGTGCGCCCAGGCGAATCCGGGCGCGGCGATGTGCGCAAGGGTGATCATCGAGGGCCACTCGGGGCCGAGGCTTGCGTTGCGCTCGACGGCGGGGAACCACTCGCGTCGCAGGCGCACCCGTTCGTGGGGGTCCTCGAGGGCTTCGACGACCGCATCGGCCGGGAGCACGGCGAGTTCCGGCGGAAGCAGGGGCATGCCGAGCAGAGTGCAGCCACGCGTGTAGGGGTAGGCGTCGAAGGTGGCGTCGACGCCGGAGCGCGCGAGGGCCTCGAGCTGGTCCTGGACGATGTGGGCCTGGGCGTGGAAGTGCGAGATGTGGACTCGGGCGCCGGACAGCGCGCTGATCCGGGCAATCTCCTCGACGCCAGCGGCGGAATTGGCCTCGTATCCGCCTCGCATGTGCGTGACGTAGACGCCGCCGACCGAGGCGACCGGCGCGCACAGCGCGGCAATCTCGTCGGTGCTCGCGAAGAGGCCCGGAACGTAGTCGAGGCCGGTGGAGAGGCCGACGGCCCCCTCGCGCATGCCCTCCTCGACGAGGTCCACCATCGCTGCACGCTGCACCGCATCTGCCGGAGTCTTCGAACGCCCGCACACCTCCCACCGCACGGTTCCTGCCGGAACCAGATAGGCGAAGTTGACGCGTGATCGCCCGTCGACGCCAGCGAGGTACGCCGCGACACCTCCTCCGGCGTAAGTCGGATGCGCGCCGTTGATGGCAGCGAAGTACTCGCTCGCATACGCCCCATCCCCCGGGGCGAAGGAAACGCCGTCCTGCCCGGCGATCGCCGTCGTCACTCCCTGCTTGAGCAGGGAGCGCTGCACGGACTCGTCTTCGACAAGTCCGTCGGCGTGCGAATGGGTATCGACGAATCCAGGCAGCACATAACGCCCCCGGCAATCGATCACGCGGTCATCCGGTCCCACAGGAATCTCGCCGACCTCGGTGATGGCCTCACCTTCGATCGCCACATCAGCGCGGCGCATCTCCTCCGAGTCGACGACGGTCCCGCCGTGCATCACCAAGCGCATTCGGGGGCCCTTTCCTGCGTGCTGGCCATTGGTTCACGAGTACTGTTCACGGGTGCTGCCGTCCGTCAGAAGAAGGTCCGAACGAGGTCGACGACGCGGTCGTCGTCCTGCGATGCCACGACCGGCAGGTAATGCCACTTGTCGAACGTCGTGCACGGGTGCGAGAGACCCAGAGCGACGACGGAACCGAGTTGGACGTCCTGGCCCCCGAGGCCCAGATAGCTGTGCTGGTCGTTCATTGCACGGATCGACGCGTCCTCGAGAGCCGACCACTCGCCGCCCAGATCGGGCGCGGTCTGCCGCGGGATCGGGAGCCCCTCGTCGAACGGGAAGTCCCTCTTGCCGCCGTCGAGCAGTGCCAGCCCCGGCTCTGGGTGCGAAACCACTCGGGCAAGTCCCCGCATCGCCGAGCGGAGCCGGGCGGACGCCGCGGAGCCTGCCGCCTGATCCCCCGCCTCGTCCAAGGGAGAGACATGACGGTAGAACCCGTCGTCGTGCGTGATGTAGGCGCCGCTGCGCAAGGTCCACAGTGTTCGCGAATCAGCCGCCATCGCCTCGGCGTAGACCTCCGCCACGACGTCGAAGTAGGCGCTCCCGCCGGCGGTGACGTAGATGTCACCCTCGTCGTCGTAGAGCTCGCCCAGGGATTCGTGCAGCTCGACCTGTCCCTGAAGATAGGAGCGTACGGCGGCCAGCGAGGCCTCGGCTCGGTCGTGCGCAAGGGAACCCTCGTATCCGGCGACGCCGGCGAGACGGACGACGTCGGACGCCGCCGCCCGCTTTGCGACTTCGATCGCCTCCCCGAGGCTACGAGCGCCGGTGCGCCCGCCTTCCGCTCCCAACTCGACACAGACGTCGACAGGTCGAGGGGTCCCGGCCGCTCGGAGCGTGCGCTCCATCTCGTCGATGGTCGCGACGGAGTCGGCCCAGCAGACGAAGCGGAACTCGGGGTTCACGAGCTCGCCGGCGAGGTAGTGCAGGGAGCGCTCGTCGACGACGGCGTTGGCGAGCATGATCGAGTTGAGCCCGAAAGTGCGCGCCGTGCGAACCTGCCCCATCGTGGCGAGGGTGATGCCGAGGCTTCCGGCCTCGAGCTGCCTCTGCCAGAGCGCGGGTGCCATGGTGGTCTTGCCGTGCGGCATCAGCTCGAGACCATGGGATGCGCTCCACTCGGCCATCACGCGGAGATTGTTCTGGATCGCCTCATTGTCGAGGGCCACAAGAGGAGTCCAGAACTCCGAGAGTCTCGGCTCGCTTGCGAGGAACTCGTCCACTGTCATGCCGAACGCGCGGGCTGGAATCCCCTTGTCACGCGGGGATAGCCGCTCGCTGCCCAGCTCGTCCAGCCGAAGCATGCTCACTTGCCGTCAGGCAGAGCGGCGACGACGTCGATCTCGACGAGGATGTTCGCGAGCTGCGAGCCGACCGTGGTGCGGACGGGGAAGGGCTCTGAGAAGAACTCCTTGTACGCTTCGTTGAATTCAGCGAAGTCCGCCAGATCGGCCAAATGCACGGTGGTCTTCACGCAGTCGTCCATCGTGAGGCCGCGCTCGGCGAGGACGGCCTGCACATTGCGCAGCACCTGCCGGGTCTGCTCGGCCACATTGTCCGAAACGGCACCGGTGGCCGGGTTCTGCGGCCCGAATCCGGCGGTGTAGAAGAACCCGTTCGCCTCAATTCCCTGGCTGTAGGGACCGGCAGGCTGGGGAGCGTTCGTGGTGTGGACAGCGGTCTTGGTCGTGACGTTCATGAATTGTTCCTTTTCGAATTGTTGGGCTGATGGGGAAATCCGTGGAGTCACTTCAGCTCGTACAGCCTGCCCGCGTTCTCGACATCCGGTCGGAGCGAAGCGTATGCCGTGCCGATAATGCCGATGAGCGCAATCGCGGCGGCGTAGATGATTACGGGCCACACGCTGCCGAAGGCCGCGGAGAGAGCGGTCGCGATGAGGGGCGCGAAGCCGCCGCCGATGGTGTTCGAGATCTGGTAGCCGATATTGACGCCCGTGGTGCGGGCCTCGACGTCGAACATCTCGACGAGCATTGTCTGAAGGGTGCCCTGCATTGCCACGCCGGGAATCACGAATCCAATGATCATGCCAAGCCAGATAAGCACCGCGGACTCAGTTCCGTACAGCGCGAACGCGGGGTAGATCAGGAGGGCAAAGGCAATGCACGCGCCGATGTAGGTCTTGCGGCGCCCGATCTTGTCCGAGAGGCTCCCCCAAAGTGGGGCCGCGAAAATCTGCAGGACGCCGACGATCATCGTGCCGATGAAGCCCACCTGCGCCTGCGTTCCCTTGGAAACCATAAAGGCGAGGCCGAAGGTCAGCACGAGGTAGCCGGCGATGCTCTGCGGCAAGCCGATCAGAATCCCGAGAATTGCGTTCTTCGGGTGGCGGAACACTTCCTTCAGCGGGGACTTGCCCTTTTCCTGGTTCTGCGCGCGCGCTGCGGCAAGGTCCTTGAACTCCTCGGATTCGTCCAGCTTGGAACGGAGAACCACGGCGATGATGGCGAGGACCAGAGCGAACACGAAGGGAATTCGCCAGCCCCACGTGATGAAGAACGAGTGGGAACCTGCGCCGAAGGCGGCCATGAGACCGGCGGAAGCGACGTTGGCGACACCGGCACCGCTGATCAGCAGGGCTCCGAAGAGTCCACGCCGACCTGCAGGGGCGTGCTCGACGACGAGCGCCGCCGCGCCTCCCATCTCACCGCCGACGAAGAGGCCCTGGAGCATCCGGAAGAAGAGCAGCAGGATAGGTGCGGCAATGCCAATTGCAGCAGCAGAGGGAATGAGGCCGATAGCGGCCGTGGAAATTCCCATTCCGACGACGGTGATCATCAGAGTCGTCTTGCGGCCCATGCGATCGCCGATGTGGCCGAAGACGAGCCCGCCAATCGGGCGGAGCAGAAATCCGAAGGCAAAGCTCGCGAAGGACGAGAGCGTTCCGACAATCGGATTGCTATTGGGGAAGAACACCGTGGGAAAGACGGTGGCCGATGCGAGGCCGTAAAGGTAGTAGTCGAAGTACTCCATGAGCGTGCCGATGGCGCCGCCCGCAACGACGCGGCGCTGCTTCCACGGAATAGCCGTTCTCCACGACGCCTGTTGTTCCTGCTCTGTCCGTACCACAAGAGCCTCCTTACCCTAGGTCCAGATTTCGGTGCTGCTTTGATTCCGGCTGCCCTGCCGGCCCGCAAGTCCGATCGGTAAGCTAGCACCCACTTGAACAGTATGTCTATGAGCCGTACGGTTTGTCTATGGCCATGTGGCTCGTAGCATTGTCCTTTGAGTGAGGGGAGCATCATGACCGCGAGTCTGTCCCAGCCGTCCTTGGACGCGCTTGCCCGTATGGGGACCTACGAGTCAGTGGACGAGATCCTCGCGGTGTTCCGCCCCGTCATTCATGCAGTGGCGGCCGCAGTGGGCCCGGGCTGCGAGGTCGTACTGCACGACCTATCGGCACCAGACCCCGACCTCGGCCACACCATTGCGGCAATCGAGAACGGGCATGTCACCGGACGTGAAGTGGGAGGCCCCTCTAGCAGCCTCGGGGCGAGCGTGCTTCACGACCAGGGAGCCGACCACAACGCCTTCGGCTATCGAGGGCTGACGAGCGACGGACGCCAATTGCGTTGCTCGTCCGTGTACTTTCGAAACTCGGCCGGACGCATCATTGCGGCCCTGTGCGTCAACTTCGATGTCAGCACAATCCAGCGAATGCGGGGCCTGCTCGACGGGTTGTTGGGCGAGGCTTCGGCGGATGTCCCCGAGCAGCCGAACGAATTCTTCGGACGCGATCTCGTGGCCGTGATGGACGCGATGGTCACTGAGGCGATCAGAGAGATCGGCAAGCCCGTGGACCAGATGAGCCGCGACGACAGGATCGCGGTGCTCACCAAACTGGACCAGCAGGGAGTGCTGCAGATGAGAAAGGGCGTCGAAAGCATCGCCGCCCGCCTCGGCATCTCCCGGGTCACTGCGTATGCGTATCTCGATGAGGCCAGGAACCAGGAAGCGGAAGAAGCTACGGGATAATCGGGGACCGGACCTTGTCGCAATTTCACGAATCGCTCCCGCCCACCAGGGGCACCGGCCCATCCGTCACGCCGGACTCGGCGCGCCCCGCGCCGCCGTCGCGCGGCGTCGCCCTTGTCCTCGGAGGTGGTGGAGCGGCTGGAAATGCATGGGTCATCGGGATAGTCGCTGGCCTTGCCGAAGCCGGCGTCGATCTGACGAAGGCCGCGGATCTGGTCATCGGCACCTCCTCGGGGGCCACCGCCGCAGCTCACGTGCGCAGCGGGATACCGCCCGCCGAGCTGTTGGCTTCGGTGCTGTCCACGTCAGCTCGGCCGGTCGGGCAGACCCGGGCGGCGCCGTCGTCCCTTTCGATGGAAACCGCGTTTGAGCGGCTGCGCGCCATCGGCGCCGCCGCCACCTCGGCGACAGACCTGCAGCGCGCCATGGGCGCATTCGGTCTCGAGAGCGACGCCAAATTCGGCTCGGACCGGGGAAAGCGGCGCGCACTTGTCGCTTCAAGGTTGCCGCGCCCCGAGTGGCCGGACAGCCCGATGATCGTGGTCGCCGTGAACGCCCATACCGGCGAGCTGGTTGCCTTCGACCGCAACTCCGGCGTTGAGCTGGTGGACGCCATCACCGCGAGCACGGCGATGCCAGGCCTCGGCCCCACGCACAGCATTGACGGCACCCACTACATCAACGGCGGCGTGCGCTCCACCGAAAACGCTGACCTTGCATCGGGCTATGCGAACGTCGTCGTGCTCTCGCCGTTCGGCGGACGGACCGGGCCCCTGCCGGAAGGACAGTTCGAAGGCCTGCGCAGATCACCGGAATGGGGCACAGACTTGCCGAGCCAGGTCGAGGCCCTGCGGCGGCAGGGCAGCCACGTGGAAGTGATCACGCCGGACCCTGATTCCGTCGCTGCCATGGGTACGAACCAGATGGATCCCGCGACCCGTATCCCTGCGGCCCGCGCCGGTTTCGCCCAAGGCAAGCAGGAGGCGGCCCGCCTGACGTTCCTGTAGCCGGCAGCTCCCCATCACGCCGTCACCTTCGCAGGGTCCGTCGACGACGACGCGCGGCCGCCCCCCCCCCATCACGCCGTCACCTCCGCACAGTCCCCCACAACGACGAGCAGGCCCCTCCCCATCACGCCGTCACCTCCGCAGGGTCCGTCGACGACGACGCGCGGCCGCCCCCCATCACGCCGTCACCTCCGCACGGTCCCCCCACAACGACGCGCAGCCGCCCCCCCCATCACGCCGTCACCTCCGCACGGTCCCCCCACAACGACGCGCAGCCGCCCCCCATCACACCGTCCCGCACGGTCCCCCCACAACGACGCGCAGCCGCCCCCCCATCACGCCGTCACCTCCGCACGGTCCCCCCACAACGACGCGCAGCCGCCCCCCATCACACCGTCACCTCCGCACGGTCCCCCACAACGACGCGCAGGCCCCTCCCCATCACACCGTCACCTCCGCACGGTCCCCCCACAACGACGCGCAGGCCCCTCCCCATCACACCGTCACCTCCGCACGGTCCCCCACAACGACGCGCAGGCCCCTCCCCATCACGCCGTCACCTCCGCAGGGTCCGTCGACGACGTCTGGGGGCGTGGCCACGCGGATATGACGCCGCAACCATCCCGGCAGCACACGCGTGCCGATGACCGGCGGAGTTCCCGACCATGATTGACGACCGCACCTGCGAATCTTCTATGTCTGTCAAGCTGCTGTTGTGACCGGGTGTTGGTGGAGTGCGTTGAGTGTGCGGTAGAGGTGTCGGGCGAGGTAGCGCTTGAGGCAGCGGCGGATCTCGCGTGGGGTCTTTCCCTCTGCGGTGCGCCGCTCGGCGTAGGCCCGCGTGTCGGGGTCGTGGGCCATTCTGGTGATGATCGCCATGTGAAGCGCGCGGTTGAGGCGCCTGTCGCCTCCCCGGTTGAGCCGGTGCCGGACAGTGTTCCCTGACGATGCTGGGATGGGGCTGACGCCGGCGAGGGCGGCGAAGGCGGCCTCGGAGCGGACCCGGCCGAGGTGGGACCAGACAATGTAGGCCACTGCGGCGGTGACTGGCCCGATGCCGGTCTCCTCCAGCAGCGCTGCCGCTGGGCTGGCCCGGAGCAGTTCTGTGATGCGTCCTTGGTTCTGCTTGAGCTCCGTATGGAGGGCGGTGATGCGCTTGGCCAGCCGGACGGCCTCGGTGCGTGCGGTGGCCGTGGCGATGTCTTCCGCCCGTGCCCGCCACCCGGCGGTCTCGGTGATCTGGGTGCCCGAGAGCGGGCGGCGGGCGTCGAGGCCGAGGTCCACGGTCCGGACCAGGGCGGTGAGGGCGTTGACCTTGGCCGTGCGCTCGAGCGTCATCTGCTCGCGGGCCGCGACGAGCACCCTAAGGGCTGCGCGCGCGCCGTCGTCCTGGCGTGGGATGCGCAGGCGGTCCTCATCAAGCGGGAGGGCGGCCGCGGCGATCGCTGCCGCATCGAGCGGGTCAGACTTGCCCGTGGTGGTCCGTGAGCGCATATAGCCCCTCGGGGCCTCCACGACTTCGAAGCCGGCGTCTGTGACGGCCCCGCTGAGCTGGGCTCCGTAGCTGCCCGTCCCCTCGATCACCCACAGCGTGTCCGCGTCGCCGCCGGTCCGGCGGGCTGCCCAGTCCATGGCCCGGCGCATGCCCGCGGCCGTGGCGGGGAACTGCTGGCAGCCGAGCTGCTCCCCGGTCGCCGCGCGGAGCACCGCGAGGGTGTGGGTGCGGGCGTGGGTGTCCACGCCGATGACGAACGGGCGGGACTGTGCGACAGTGGTCATCGCGGCCACGGGTTTCCTTCCTCTTGACGGGCAGATGCTTCGGGCCGCGTCGCGGCCGGCGTCGGCCCGGGTGAAGGTCACTCCGAGGCATTACTGTGATGGGCCACAGCCCAGGGCTGGGCAGTCTTCTGATCAAGCCATTCGGTGTGGGCCGGGCGGCGCCGGCTGCCAACCCCCGGACTGGACAATTCACTAGGAAGGGCCCACGGGGGGCCAGCGTTTGATTGAGTCACAGCCCGGGGGAAGACGACCAGCTTCTACCCTGCCAGCCGGTCCCGGACCAGCCATACCGAGCCTCACAGCGTTTGGTGCCCGACACGCCTGTGCAAGGGCGGATCGGGCAGTCAAAGACGGTCGGAATCCGGCGACGGCGAGTGGACCCTGCGGACGTGACGGCGCGAGCGGGCCCAACCCTGCAGACGTGACGGCGCGAGCGGGCCCAACCCTGCAGACGTGACGGCGCGAGCGGGCCCCACCCTGCAGACGTGACGGCGCGAGCGGGCCCAACCCTGCAGACCTGACGGCGCAAGCGGACCCGACCCTGCAGACGTGACGGCGCGAGCGGGCCCAACCCTGCGGAAGTGACGGAGCGAGCGAGGCGGGCGCAAGCAGGGCCTGCACGGTCGAGGACCGCACCCCCTGACCCGCTCTTCAGGATCGGCGCTCCCCCGTCATCGGCGTTCAGACGTCGCGGAGGTGCGGATTGCGGGAACCGTAGTACTCAGCAAGTCTCGCCAGTCCATCGTCGAGCGAGACCGCGGGCACCCAGTCGAGGAGCTCGCGGGTCTCGCGCTGGTCGAACCAGTGGGCGGTGGAGAGCTGCTCGGCAAGGAACTTGGTCATGGGCGGCTCCTCTTTCCGCCCGGCCCAGGTCCAGAGCCTCTCCACCACCGCACCCGCGGCCCGTGCCACCCCACCCGGCACAGACCACGACGGCGCGGGGGCGCCACCTGCAGCGCAGATGCCTGCAAGTAACTCGCCGACAGGCCGGGGCTCTCCGTTGCTCACCACGAGAGCCCTACCGTGGATGTGTTCCATGCGGTGCAGCGCGGCGACGATGGCCGAGGCGGCATTGTCCACGTAAGTGGTGTCGATGAGGGCCGCACCCGCGTCGAGCAGGGGCAGACGACGACGGCGGGCGCGCTCCAGGACCCGTTCCACCAGCTGCGTGTCGCCGGGGCCCCACACGATGTGGGGGCGGACGGCGACGACCCGGAATTCCGGCGTGTCCTCCGCCAGCGCGAGCAACTCGGCCTCCGCCTTCGTGCGGGAGTAGTCGCCGTGCGCCCGCTGCGGGTCAGCTGGCTGCGCGCCCAGCCCGGCAATGGCAGCGCCCGAGTTGGCCACGGACGGGGAGGAGACGAACACGAAGTCCCGCACCCCGGCTCCGCGGGCGCAGCGGAGCAGCCGGTGGGTCCCTTCGACGTTCACTTCGTCGAACTCTGCGGCACGGCCAGTGAAGGAAACCTTCGCCGCCAGGTGGATGATTCCTTCTGCGCCTTGGACCGCCGCCCGGACCGCTTCATCGTCCGTGACGGACCCACAGAAGTCAGCAGCGCCGTCGACTCCTGATGGGCGCCGCTGGAACGTCGTCACGGCATGGCCCTGACGGACCAGAAGGCCGGCCACTTCCCGCCCGAGCAACCCGCTCGCGCCGGTGACGAGGACCCTCATGGCTCTCCCGGACGGCCGCCGGCCAGGACCCGTGAAGCCCAGCGGGACAGGCGGGTCCTGTCGATCTTGGCGTTGTGCCGGATGTCGGTCGGCTGTGCGGGGACCACGAGCACAGCGGAGACCTCGACGCCAGCCTCGAGGGCCGCCGAGCGGACGCGCCCGGCGAGCTGGGGGGCAGCGGGCCCGGCCTTTCGGGCGGGAGGCAGGGTCTCGACGACGGCGACGACGGCCTGCGTCCCTGCCGGTCCGACTCCCGTGATGGCGGCCAACCGGACGCAGGCCAGGCGTTCGATGGCCTGTTCGGGGCCGACCGGGGTCACGACAGCACCGGGCGCCGTCACGACATGGGCGAGACGTCCCTCCACCCATAGGCGGCCAGCGGCGTCGAAGTGCCCCACGTCGCCAGTGCGGTGCCAGCCGGGCAGACTGCTGCTCCCCCGCTGGGTCAGCCAGAGCCTGTCGTACGCTTCCTTGACGTGTGGGGCGCTCACCAGAATCTCACCGGTCACGCCGGCGTCCGTCACGGGATGAGTCCCGGGTGCGGTGCCGTCGGCGGCCAAGGGGACGACGGCGACACGGGCGCCATGCACTGGCCTTCCCACGCACACGCCGTTGCCCGCTCCCGCCACGGTCCCGGCAGCAGCCTCGGCATCTGCCGCCTGTATTTCTTCGAGGCTGACATCCGTGACCGGCAGCGCCTCAGTCATGCCGTAGGGGGTATGCAGCGTGGCCCGCGGCAGCAGCCGCTGCACCTCCGCCAGAAGCGGTTCCGGGACGGGCGCCCCGGCGGACAGCAGCAACTCGACGCGTTGCAGTGCTCTATGCCCCACCTCGCTCA
Encoded proteins:
- a CDS encoding rhodanese-like domain-containing protein, encoding MVSRESLLAFVEAKLAYEIDAVAAHRAQADGTALIVDTRKQLSWDHGHIAGALHLPKDASLAALPLGRPLIVYGWGPGCNGATVAARRLLAEGFEVRELIGGYEYWARNGFPVERGGSVVQQPADPLVTADSNSLSRRAAAPISD
- a CDS encoding N-acyl-D-amino-acid deacylase family protein; translated protein: MRLVMHGGTVVDSEEMRRADVAIEGEAITEVGEIPVGPDDRVIDCRGRYVLPGFVDTHSHADGLVEDESVQRSLLKQGVTTAIAGQDGVSFAPGDGAYASEYFAAINGAHPTYAGGGVAAYLAGVDGRSRVNFAYLVPAGTVRWEVCGRSKTPADAVQRAAMVDLVEEGMREGAVGLSTGLDYVPGLFASTDEIAALCAPVASVGGVYVTHMRGGYEANSAAGVEEIARISALSGARVHISHFHAQAHIVQDQLEALARSGVDATFDAYPYTRGCTLLGMPLLPPELAVLPADAVVEALEDPHERVRLRREWFPAVERNASLGPEWPSMITLAHIAAPGFAWAHGLTLEAAAAKAGTDPVETALDLLAASRLQVNAVMAVRHERKVAELARIFSNPGHMGGSDGIFIGAHPHPRARGTFARYLREYVRETATWSWPEAVRHLSAAPAARFGLGRRGRVATGWTADLIVVDPETVRDTATYERPLGEAVGIDDVVVAGEPVLTGGALGGRTPGRGLRRQAAAPPLAQSARSPESAGE
- a CDS encoding amino acid aldolase, producing the protein MLRLDELGSERLSPRDKGIPARAFGMTVDEFLASEPRLSEFWTPLVALDNEAIQNNLRVMAEWSASHGLELMPHGKTTMAPALWQRQLEAGSLGITLATMGQVRTARTFGLNSIMLANAVVDERSLHYLAGELVNPEFRFVCWADSVATIDEMERTLRAAGTPRPVDVCVELGAEGGRTGARSLGEAIEVAKRAAASDVVRLAGVAGYEGSLAHDRAEASLAAVRSYLQGQVELHESLGELYDDEGDIYVTAGGSAYFDVVAEVYAEAMAADSRTLWTLRSGAYITHDDGFYRHVSPLDEAGDQAAGSAASARLRSAMRGLARVVSHPEPGLALLDGGKRDFPFDEGLPIPRQTAPDLGGEWSALEDASIRAMNDQHSYLGLGGQDVQLGSVVALGLSHPCTTFDKWHYLPVVASQDDDRVVDLVRTFF
- a CDS encoding RidA family protein, whose translation is MNVTTKTAVHTTNAPQPAGPYSQGIEANGFFYTAGFGPQNPATGAVSDNVAEQTRQVLRNVQAVLAERGLTMDDCVKTTVHLADLADFAEFNEAYKEFFSEPFPVRTTVGSQLANILVEIDVVAALPDGK
- a CDS encoding MFS transporter, coding for MVRTEQEQQASWRTAIPWKQRRVVAGGAIGTLMEYFDYYLYGLASATVFPTVFFPNSNPIVGTLSSFASFAFGFLLRPIGGLVFGHIGDRMGRKTTLMITVVGMGISTAAIGLIPSAAAIGIAAPILLLFFRMLQGLFVGGEMGGAAALVVEHAPAGRRGLFGALLISGAGVANVASAGLMAAFGAGSHSFFITWGWRIPFVFALVLAIIAVVLRSKLDESEEFKDLAAARAQNQEKGKSPLKEVFRHPKNAILGILIGLPQSIAGYLVLTFGLAFMVSKGTQAQVGFIGTMIVGVLQIFAAPLWGSLSDKIGRRKTYIGACIAFALLIYPAFALYGTESAVLIWLGMIIGFVIPGVAMQGTLQTMLVEMFDVEARTTGVNIGYQISNTIGGGFAPLIATALSAAFGSVWPVIIYAAAIALIGIIGTAYASLRPDVENAGRLYELK
- a CDS encoding helix-turn-helix transcriptional regulator → MTASLSQPSLDALARMGTYESVDEILAVFRPVIHAVAAAVGPGCEVVLHDLSAPDPDLGHTIAAIENGHVTGREVGGPSSSLGASVLHDQGADHNAFGYRGLTSDGRQLRCSSVYFRNSAGRIIAALCVNFDVSTIQRMRGLLDGLLGEASADVPEQPNEFFGRDLVAVMDAMVTEAIREIGKPVDQMSRDDRIAVLTKLDQQGVLQMRKGVESIAARLGISRVTAYAYLDEARNQEAEEATG
- a CDS encoding patatin-like phospholipase family protein, whose product is MSQFHESLPPTRGTGPSVTPDSARPAPPSRGVALVLGGGGAAGNAWVIGIVAGLAEAGVDLTKAADLVIGTSSGATAAAHVRSGIPPAELLASVLSTSARPVGQTRAAPSSLSMETAFERLRAIGAAATSATDLQRAMGAFGLESDAKFGSDRGKRRALVASRLPRPEWPDSPMIVVAVNAHTGELVAFDRNSGVELVDAITASTAMPGLGPTHSIDGTHYINGGVRSTENADLASGYANVVVLSPFGGRTGPLPEGQFEGLRRSPEWGTDLPSQVEALRRQGSHVEVITPDPDSVAAMGTNQMDPATRIPAARAGFAQGKQEAARLTFL
- a CDS encoding IS110 family transposase: MTTVAQSRPFVIGVDTHARTHTLAVLRAATGEQLGCQQFPATAAGMRRAMDWAARRTGGDADTLWVIEGTGSYGAQLSGAVTDAGFEVVEAPRGYMRSRTTTGKSDPLDAAAIAAAALPLDEDRLRIPRQDDGARAALRVLVAAREQMTLERTAKVNALTALVRTVDLGLDARRPLSGTQITETAGWRARAEDIATATARTEAVRLAKRITALHTELKQNQGRITELLRASPAAALLEETGIGPVTAAVAYIVWSHLGRVRSEAAFAALAGVSPIPASSGNTVRHRLNRGGDRRLNRALHMAIITRMAHDPDTRAYAERRTAEGKTPREIRRCLKRYLARHLYRTLNALHQHPVTTAA
- a CDS encoding NAD-dependent epimerase/dehydratase family protein: MRVLVTGASGLLGREVAGLLVRQGHAVTTFQRRPSGVDGAADFCGSVTDDEAVRAAVQGAEGIIHLAAKVSFTGRAAEFDEVNVEGTHRLLRCARGAGVRDFVFVSSPSVANSGAAIAGLGAQPADPQRAHGDYSRTKAEAELLALAEDTPEFRVVAVRPHIVWGPGDTQLVERVLERARRRRLPLLDAGAALIDTTYVDNAASAIVAALHRMEHIHGRALVVSNGEPRPVGELLAGICAAGGAPAPSWSVPGGVARAAGAVVERLWTWAGRKEEPPMTKFLAEQLSTAHWFDQRETRELLDWVPAVSLDDGLARLAEYYGSRNPHLRDV